Proteins from a genomic interval of Paraconexibacter algicola:
- a CDS encoding CsbD family protein, with protein sequence MTDLAGKAKETTGKLTGDDDLKREGQVDQAVDKVKETAEKVTDKVKDVLGK encoded by the coding sequence ATGACGGATCTCGCAGGCAAGGCCAAGGAGACCACCGGCAAGCTGACCGGTGACGACGATCTCAAGCGCGAGGGCCAGGTCGACCAGGCGGTCGACAAGGTCAAGGAGACCGCCGAGAAGGTCACCGACAAGGTCAAGGACGTCCTCGGCAAGTAG
- a CDS encoding class I SAM-dependent methyltransferase, translating into MSAFPPGFFDRLDPTPDAAFYLPERLVHHIDDEAVRAVGDLYEELGVDRGTVLDLMSSWVSHFHVPPEELVVLGMNEAELRANGAASRCVVHDLNAVPDLPFDADSFDHAVCCLSVDYLTSPLEVFAEVAQVLRPGGLFVCTFSNRCFPTKAIRGWLAARESERVAIVRRYFELTDGFGPPSADLRTPPHGDGDPLWAVWAAAR; encoded by the coding sequence ATGAGCGCGTTTCCTCCCGGGTTCTTCGACCGGCTCGACCCGACGCCCGACGCGGCGTTCTACCTGCCCGAGCGGCTCGTGCACCACATCGACGACGAGGCGGTCCGCGCGGTCGGCGATCTGTACGAGGAGCTCGGGGTCGATCGCGGGACCGTGCTGGACCTCATGTCCTCGTGGGTCTCGCACTTCCACGTGCCGCCGGAGGAGCTCGTCGTGCTCGGGATGAACGAGGCGGAGCTGCGCGCCAACGGCGCCGCGTCCCGCTGCGTCGTGCACGACCTCAACGCCGTGCCGGACCTGCCGTTCGACGCCGACAGCTTCGACCACGCGGTCTGCTGCCTGAGCGTCGACTACCTGACCTCGCCGCTGGAGGTCTTCGCCGAGGTCGCCCAGGTGCTGCGCCCCGGAGGCCTGTTCGTCTGCACGTTCTCCAACCGCTGCTTCCCGACGAAGGCGATCCGGGGATGGCTCGCCGCGCGCGAGTCCGAGCGCGTCGCGATCGTGCGCCGCTACTTCGAGCTGACCGACGGCTTCGGGCCACCGAGCGCCGACCTGCGCACGCCACCCCACGGCGACGGCGACCCGCTCTGGGCGGTCTGGGCGGCCGCCCGCTGA
- the purE gene encoding 5-(carboxyamino)imidazole ribonucleotide mutase, producing the protein MSAPRVGIVMGSDSDLPVMEKAAVALAELGIPHEVRVVSAHRTPQAMIEYGEQAEARGLEAIIAGAGGAAHLPGMLAAVTVLPVIGVPVPLRYLDGLDSLLSIVQMPGGVPVATVAVGNGRNAGLLAARILGATDPALRERLREVAQASAQVATDADARVRELHPPG; encoded by the coding sequence ATGAGCGCCCCGCGCGTCGGGATCGTCATGGGCAGCGACTCCGACCTGCCGGTCATGGAGAAGGCCGCCGTCGCACTGGCGGAGCTCGGGATCCCCCACGAGGTGCGGGTCGTGTCCGCCCACCGCACGCCGCAGGCGATGATCGAGTACGGGGAGCAGGCCGAGGCGCGCGGCCTCGAGGCGATCATCGCCGGGGCCGGCGGCGCCGCGCACCTCCCGGGCATGCTGGCGGCCGTCACCGTCCTCCCGGTCATCGGGGTGCCCGTGCCGCTGCGCTACCTCGACGGCCTCGACAGCCTGCTGTCGATCGTGCAGATGCCCGGCGGGGTCCCGGTCGCGACCGTCGCGGTCGGCAACGGCCGCAACGCCGGGCTGCTCGCCGCGCGGATCCTCGGCGCGACCGATCCGGCGCTGCGCGAGCGCCTGCGCGAGGTGGCGCAGGCCAGCGCGCAGGTCGCCACCGACGCGGACGCGCGCGTCCGCGAGCTGCACCCGCCGGGCTGA